In Alkalihalobacillus sp. TS-13, the following are encoded in one genomic region:
- a CDS encoding RsfA family transcriptional regulator has protein sequence MSNQRQDAWSEEDDLLLAETVLRHVREGSTQLQAFEEVGDKLDRTSAAVGFRWNAIVRKKYEQALKIARRQRKERKRAAASNQPKQPEKSTAYQTRFDDTMDFENYHPLSEPKHRTYTAEEKSETNQVQLEEKSETNQVQLEEKPVQRQQAATQAMDLDTVIHFLSQLKNDNTGSQSVKERNERLEQECEMLKKQNKEYEAELKELKDNFASLKDDYQALLQIMDRARRMVLLQDQEEISASKFKMDKNGNLEKVAK, from the coding sequence ATGTCAAATCAGAGACAAGATGCATGGTCAGAAGAAGATGATCTACTATTAGCCGAAACAGTGCTAAGACACGTTCGTGAAGGGAGTACACAGCTTCAAGCTTTTGAAGAGGTTGGTGACAAATTGGATCGAACATCTGCAGCCGTCGGATTCAGATGGAATGCCATCGTACGTAAAAAATACGAGCAAGCCCTGAAGATTGCACGCCGACAACGAAAAGAACGCAAACGAGCAGCTGCATCAAACCAACCGAAGCAACCAGAGAAATCCACTGCTTATCAAACTCGCTTTGATGACACTATGGATTTTGAAAACTATCATCCTCTTTCTGAACCGAAGCATAGAACTTATACAGCCGAAGAAAAATCAGAAACAAACCAGGTACAACTAGAAGAAAAATCAGAAACAAATCAGGTACAATTAGAAGAAAAACCTGTTCAAAGACAACAGGCTGCAACGCAAGCAATGGACTTGGATACAGTCATCCATTTCTTAAGTCAGTTGAAAAACGACAACACAGGTTCTCAATCTGTAAAAGAAAGAAATGAGCGTCTTGAACAAGAATGCGAAATGCTCAAAAAGCAAAATAAAGAGTATGAAGCAGAATTGAAAGAGCTGAAAGATAATTTCGCATCCTTAAAGGATGATTATCAAGCTTTACTTCAAATCATGGATCGTGCAAGACGTATGGTCCTGCTCCAAGACCAAGAAGAGATTTCCGCTTCAAAGTTCAAAATGGACAAAAACGGTAATTTAGAAAAAGTAGCGAAATAA